Proteins from a single region of Abyssalbus ytuae:
- a CDS encoding YgaP family membrane protein, with product MKNRIVRAVAGTFVIISILLAVYHNINWLWFTGFVGVNLLQSSITKWCLLEDILDKLGVKD from the coding sequence ATGAAAAACAGGATAGTAAGGGCAGTAGCGGGAACATTTGTAATAATAAGTATACTATTGGCAGTATACCACAATATTAATTGGCTATGGTTTACAGGTTTTGTAGGGGTTAATCTTCTTCAATCATCTATTACAAAATGGTGCCTGTTGGAGGATATACTGGATAAATTGGGAGTAAAAGACTGA